The following are from one region of the Eubacterium sp. MSJ-33 genome:
- a CDS encoding recombinase family protein → MNVAYVRVSTVEQNESRQVEALEKYKIDKWFTEKVSGKDTNRPQLQAMMDFVREGDTVYIHEFSRLARSTKDLLEIVEAMNNKGVQLVSNKENLDTSTPTGKLMLTMIGAIAEFERQQILERQREGIAIAKREGKYKGRQVKAIDEDKFSSYYKEYQTRKINKKQFAEALNVSRPTLDKLLRDRGV, encoded by the coding sequence ATGAATGTTGCGTATGTTAGAGTAAGTACAGTTGAACAGAATGAGAGCCGCCAAGTAGAGGCTTTGGAAAAGTATAAGATAGATAAATGGTTTACTGAGAAGGTAAGTGGAAAAGACACCAATAGACCACAGTTGCAGGCAATGATGGATTTTGTGCGGGAAGGTGATACCGTATATATACATGAATTTAGCAGACTTGCGAGAAGCACAAAGGATTTGCTTGAAATTGTAGAAGCTATGAATAACAAAGGCGTGCAGCTTGTAAGTAATAAAGAAAATTTAGATACAAGCACACCAACCGGAAAATTGATGTTGACTATGATTGGTGCGATTGCAGAGTTTGAAAGACAGCAGATTTTGGAGAGACAGAGAGAGGGTATTGCGATCGCTAAGCGTGAGGGGAAATATAAAGGCAGACAGGTAAAGGCGATTGATGAAGATAAGTTTTCATCATATTATAAAGAATATCAGACACGTAAAATAAATAAGAAACAGTTTGCAGAGGCTTTGAATGTAAGCCGACCTACATTGGATAAGTTACTGAGAGATAGAGGGGTATAG
- a CDS encoding NUMOD4 domain-containing protein: MEKINDSFCSYYYFDREKNMIYNSRTNKYLKFDNNTRSIKLKTIDNKYKRINLKLIYQLLYNENYCIDNVKNLEHEEWREIEGTKKAYYVSNKGRVKSMLGYEAIILKPLNLNGYLRVDLMIEGHKQSKLISRLVAYAFLDRPTPMQTNLHHKDRNKKNNSVENLLWCTPQEHKKIHMQLEQENMRRENNEE; encoded by the coding sequence ATGGAAAAAATAAATGATAGCTTTTGTTCTTACTATTATTTTGATCGAGAGAAAAATATGATCTATAACAGCAGGACAAACAAATATCTTAAATTTGATAATAATACACGAAGCATCAAATTAAAAACAATAGATAACAAATATAAAAGAATCAATTTGAAACTGATTTATCAGTTATTATACAATGAGAACTATTGTATTGATAATGTGAAGAATTTAGAACATGAAGAATGGAGAGAAATTGAAGGAACGAAAAAGGCATATTATGTTAGTAATAAAGGCAGAGTAAAAAGCATGTTGGGATATGAAGCAATAATATTAAAACCTTTGAATTTGAATGGTTATTTAAGAGTTGATTTAATGATAGAAGGGCATAAGCAATCAAAGCTGATAAGTAGGTTGGTTGCTTATGCTTTTTTAGATAGACCAACACCAATGCAGACAAATTTACATCACAAGGATAGAAACAAGAAAAATAATTCGGTGGAAAATTTGTTGTGGTGTACACCACAGGAACATAAAAAAATACATATGCAGTTAGAACAAGAGAACATGAGAAGGGAGAATAACGAAGAATGA